Proteins from a single region of Deinococcus seoulensis:
- a CDS encoding ABC transporter substrate-binding protein, with product MSPFPADSPVPDWPYLSLRAVLHARDGVRDTHRVTLADAQAWWGCSDRTAKRQLARLHASGRLVYTPGRGRGNTSRVAFAGTLEGELAVLTAGLAGVGAAADLARLSRLGFPRAWVLTDAVRGTFGLGVGPAGTDRLRTVVTRPLTSLDPLTVNSAAEAHLLTQVLDPLLVFDPLAGTLRPHLAHHWGTPDGGRRWVFHLRKGVQFHHGRTLDAQDVCFTLERVRRGAPWYLGGVLDVREITPFTVQITLDGPDLFFPRRLAHEQALILPRDVPFDERRPVGTGAFRWHALDGGFRLEAFDAHFAGRPLIDEVEVFLVPELRGDAPPALDVSGVPEDPVERWVPENSVHFLIWNAHRPAARSAALRAAVVELHDIRAFWRESGRAERLLPATSFLPRRSLDRPPRGHSLARAQALLARAAYAGPPLRVWVLDLPGARQEADWLAARAARLGLPMQVVPAPLDALPDAGDDVDLAFMGEIAGWDEHLSFWSALKQPELLFRRLLPTDVLRDVDALLDGYRVAPDSAALEALMTRVEARLLGGHHLHLTHHRVKRRAVHPLIRDVHPDAYGRIDFKRLWLGDARA from the coding sequence GTGTCCCCTTTTCCTGCTGATTCGCCCGTGCCGGACTGGCCGTACCTGTCGTTGCGGGCGGTGCTGCACGCGCGGGATGGGGTGCGGGACACGCACCGGGTGACGCTGGCGGACGCGCAGGCGTGGTGGGGGTGCAGTGACCGGACGGCGAAACGGCAGCTGGCGCGGTTGCACGCTTCGGGGCGGCTGGTGTACACGCCGGGGCGCGGGCGGGGGAACACGTCGCGGGTGGCGTTCGCGGGGACGCTGGAGGGGGAACTGGCGGTCCTGACGGCGGGTCTGGCGGGGGTGGGAGCGGCGGCGGATCTGGCGCGGCTGTCGCGGCTGGGGTTTCCGCGGGCGTGGGTGCTGACGGACGCGGTGCGCGGCACGTTCGGGCTGGGGGTGGGTCCGGCGGGCACGGATCGCCTGCGGACGGTGGTGACGCGGCCCCTGACGAGCCTCGATCCGCTGACGGTGAACTCGGCGGCGGAGGCGCATCTGCTGACGCAGGTGCTGGACCCGCTGCTGGTCTTCGATCCGCTGGCGGGGACGTTGCGGCCTCATCTGGCGCACCACTGGGGCACGCCGGACGGGGGGCGCCGCTGGGTGTTTCACCTGCGTAAGGGCGTGCAGTTCCATCACGGGCGGACGCTGGACGCGCAGGACGTGTGCTTCACGCTGGAGCGGGTGCGGCGCGGGGCGCCGTGGTACCTGGGCGGCGTGCTGGACGTGCGGGAGATCACGCCGTTCACGGTGCAGATCACGCTGGACGGGCCGGACCTGTTCTTTCCCCGCAGGCTGGCGCACGAGCAGGCGCTGATCCTCCCGCGGGACGTGCCGTTCGACGAGCGCCGCCCGGTCGGGACGGGGGCGTTCCGCTGGCACGCGCTGGACGGCGGGTTCCGGCTGGAGGCCTTCGACGCGCACTTCGCGGGGCGGCCGCTGATCGACGAGGTGGAGGTCTTTCTCGTGCCGGAGCTGCGTGGGGACGCACCGCCTGCGCTGGACGTGTCGGGTGTGCCGGAGGATCCGGTCGAGCGCTGGGTGCCGGAGAACAGCGTGCATTTCCTGATCTGGAACGCCCACCGGCCTGCCGCGCGGTCGGCGGCGCTGCGCGCGGCGGTGGTCGAACTGCATGACATCCGCGCGTTCTGGCGCGAATCGGGCCGCGCCGAGCGGCTCCTTCCTGCCACGTCGTTCCTGCCGCGCCGCAGCCTGGACCGCCCGCCGCGTGGGCACTCACTGGCACGGGCGCAGGCGCTGCTGGCACGGGCCGCGTACGCCGGGCCGCCGCTGCGCGTGTGGGTGCTGGACCTGCCCGGCGCGCGGCAGGAGGCCGACTGGCTGGCCGCGCGGGCCGCCCGGCTGGGCCTGCCGATGCAGGTCGTTCCGGCGCCGCTGGACGCGCTGCCGGACGCCGGGGACGACGTGGATCTGGCGTTCATGGGTGAGATCGCCGGGTGGGACGAGCACCTGTCGTTCTGGTCGGCGCTGAAGCAGCCGGAACTGCTGTTCCGCCGCCTGCTGCCTACCGACGTGCTGCGCGACGTGGACGCCCTGCTGGACGGGTACCGCGTGGCCCCCGACTCGGCGGCCCTGGAGGCCCTGATGACCCGCGTGGAGGCGCGGCTGCTGGGCGGGCATCACCTGCACCTCACGCATCACCGCGTCAAGCGCCGCGCGGTGCATCCGCTGATCCGGGACGTGCATCCGGACGCGTATGGCCGCATTGATTTCAAGCGGTTGTGGCTGGGGGACGCCCGCGCCTGA
- a CDS encoding MDR family MFS transporter produces the protein MWRTLHPNVKTRITTSFLSRVVGSMVFPFMAIYFTAHLGAALAGTLLLAAGIVQFLAGLYGGALADALGRRRTLLTGEGLKLLAFTLMLLGNLHGPNPWLTFAALLLVNISGGLINPAAEAMLVDVSTPDTRTFMYAINYWAVNLSILIGTLIGGWLYRDHFTLLLALLVGMSILTAALCTALMTETRAASPTARTDLGLKPLLRSYAQVITDRPFLLFVLGGILILSIEFTRTNHVAVHLAQHFPRADWLGVTLDGIRAASVLTAINTLLIVALTAPVARWLTSRDPHRPMHAGFALFALGFAGLAYSTHLPTLIAATVILSIGELLYVPTRQALLADLIPEERRGAYLATHGQVFTISKWIAALGLPVGAAIGGAGMAAALLLLGALGSLFTALALRPGAGGRLARA, from the coding sequence ATGTGGCGCACCCTGCACCCCAACGTGAAAACCCGCATCACCACGTCATTCCTCAGCCGCGTCGTCGGCAGCATGGTCTTCCCGTTCATGGCCATTTACTTCACCGCGCACCTCGGCGCCGCACTCGCCGGAACACTCCTGCTGGCCGCTGGCATCGTGCAGTTCCTCGCGGGCCTGTACGGCGGCGCCCTCGCCGACGCCCTCGGCCGCCGCCGCACCCTCCTGACCGGCGAAGGCCTGAAACTCCTCGCCTTCACCCTCATGCTCCTCGGCAACCTGCACGGCCCCAACCCCTGGCTCACCTTCGCCGCGCTGCTGCTCGTGAACATCTCCGGCGGCCTCATCAACCCCGCCGCCGAAGCCATGCTCGTCGACGTCAGCACCCCCGACACCCGCACCTTCATGTACGCCATCAACTACTGGGCCGTGAACCTCAGCATCCTGATCGGCACCCTCATCGGCGGCTGGCTGTACCGCGACCACTTCACCCTCCTGCTCGCCCTGCTCGTCGGCATGAGCATCCTCACCGCCGCCCTCTGCACCGCCCTCATGACCGAAACGCGCGCCGCCAGCCCCACCGCCCGCACCGACCTGGGCCTCAAACCCCTCCTGCGAAGCTACGCGCAGGTCATCACCGACCGCCCCTTCCTCCTGTTCGTCCTCGGCGGCATCCTCATCCTCAGCATCGAATTCACCCGCACCAACCACGTCGCCGTGCACCTCGCCCAGCACTTCCCCCGCGCCGACTGGCTGGGCGTCACCCTCGACGGCATCCGCGCCGCCAGCGTCCTCACCGCCATCAACACCCTCCTCATCGTCGCCCTCACCGCCCCCGTCGCCCGCTGGCTCACCAGCCGCGACCCCCACCGCCCCATGCACGCCGGCTTCGCCCTGTTCGCCCTCGGCTTCGCCGGACTGGCCTACAGCACCCACCTCCCCACCTTGATCGCCGCCACCGTCATCCTCAGCATCGGCGAACTGCTCTACGTCCCCACCCGACAGGCCCTCCTCGCCGACCTCATCCCCGAAGAACGCCGTGGCGCGTACCTCGCCACGCACGGACAGGTGTTCACCATCAGCAAATGGATCGCCGCGCTGGGTCTGCCCGTCGGCGCCGCCATCGGCGGGGCAGGCATGGCCGCCGCACTCCTCCTGCTCGGCGCGCTGGGCAGCCTGTTCACCGCGCTGGCGCTGCGTCCGGGAGCGGGGGGGAGGCTGGCTCGGGCTTGA